CGGGCGGTCGGGCTGCTCGTCGGAGCCCGGCCCGCCGAGCATGTGGTCGAGGCAGGACATCGTCGCGAACAGCGGGATCTCCAGCACGCCGGTGCCCGGGATCGGGTCGGCGGTGAAGAGGGTCATGTACGTCGACGGGCCGAGGCTGTCGACGTACTCCGCATAAGTGCGCTGCTCGATGCCGACGAGGGCCACCGTGCAGACCGTGCGCAGCGAGCTCGTGAAGACGGTCGTGGCCTGGCGCGCGAAGCCGTCGAAGCCCAGCTGCAGGGTGCGCTGGTGCTCGCGGCTGAGCTGGATCGGCCGACGGAAGTCGTACGGCGTCGGCTCGGTCGTGCGCGCACGACGCCGGGGCCGTTGCGGGGCGAGGGTCACGACTGGCCCATCGTCGGAGCGCGGGGTGACCTGAGGGGTCGCCCCGGCACCGGACGGTCAGGGTCCCGTGGTCCCGAATGACTACGGAGGGTCCCGGGGACGGTCCCGGGCCGGTGGCCGGTCGGCCGGCTACTGGGTCACGAACTCGGTGAAGTACACGTCCATCACGTCGCCGTGGTAGCGGTGCTCCAGCTCCTCCTCCAGCTCCTTGCGCAGCTTCTCGCGCGCCCCCGGGTTGTTCACCTCGGCGACGGGGAGCCCGCTGAAGATGCCGATCGCGGCGTCCATCGCCTGGCTGCCGTCGGCCTCGTGCGCGCTCGTGGTGAGCTGCAGGGCCATGCCCAGGCGCAGGTAGTGGCCGCCGGAGAGGTTCACCTGGATCGCCTCCAGGGGCATCACCTCGCCCGGCTGCGGCTTGCTCGGGCCGGAGGGCTTGAGGAAGAAGAACCAGCCGGCGCCGGCGGCGACGGCGAGCACGAGCACGCCGACGACCAGCATCTTCGCCTTGCCCTTCGGG
Above is a genomic segment from Nocardioides aromaticivorans containing:
- a CDS encoding flagellar basal body-associated FliL family protein, translating into MSTTIAPSPTAPTDAPAPKGKAKMLVVGVLVLAVAAGAGWFFFLKPSGPSKPQPGEVMPLEAIQVNLSGGHYLRLGMALQLTTSAHEADGSQAMDAAIGIFSGLPVAEVNNPGAREKLRKELEEELEHRYHGDVMDVYFTEFVTQ